A single window of Gossypium arboreum isolate Shixiya-1 chromosome 13, ASM2569848v2, whole genome shotgun sequence DNA harbors:
- the LOC108461704 gene encoding cation/calcium exchanger 2-like, with product MGTWVLQYQNKRCILIFMNISFLLVASVFLMMCSSSSQVVLGSNGSKFRNSQQDCKALEDLDDYKAKCSYLKSNNNPCVYQGYVDYLYHFYCNFGRFPVLGLCLLIAWLIVLFYLLGNTASEYFCYSLESLSSLLKLSPTLAGVTLLSLGNGAPDVFSSVVSFMDSATQDVGLNTVLGGVFFVTCIVVGTIGTFVHRKRVAVNKPAFVRDVCYLLLVLVSLILILIMGEINLWGAMAFSSMYIVYVILVYIIYIVWNSGGRDITDSDSSYNSGLNIPILNGIDKVEIVYLEEGDVKDVKGDEFKNCCLCLRISDTWSVLLWVLEMPLYLPRRLTIPIACQERWSKPVAVVSVTLAPILLSVLWDLQDDNLTFKTGLVVYGIGVLFGISLGFLAFLRTEKSNPPKTCLFPWLAGGFLMSVVWSYIIAQELVGLLISLGHILGISQSILGFTVLAWGNSLGDIVTNLTMAMNGGPEGVQVAISGCYAGPIFNTLFGLGMSLVGSAWYGYPSPVQIPEDPYLLETLGFLVAALLWALLVLPMRNMKLDGVLGGGLFLIYFTSMSLRVIQAL from the coding sequence ATGGGTACTTGGGTATTACAGTACCAAAACAAGAGGTGCATCCTCATTTTCATGAACATTTCATTCCTCTTGGTGGCATCTGTTTTCCTGATGATGTGTTCCAGTTCTTCACAAGTTGTTTTAGGGAGCAATGGTTCTAAATTTCGCAATAGCCAGCAAGATTGTAAAGCCCTGGAGGATTTAGATGATTATAAAGCCAAGTGTTCTTATCTCAAGTCTAATAATAACCCATGTGTTTATCAAGGCTATGTTGATTATCTTTaccatttttattgcaattttggAAGATTTCCTGTGTTGGGTCTTTGCCTGTTGATTGCTTGGCTTATTGTCTTGTTTTATCTTTTGGGAAATACAGCCTCTGAATACTTCTGCTATTCCCTTGAAAGCTTGTCAAGCCTGTTAAAACTGTCCCCTACGCTTGCTGGTGTTACACTCTTGTCTCTTGGCAACGGTGCCCCTGATGTGTTTTCTAGCGTAGTCTCTTTCATGGATAGCGCTACACAGGACGTTGGCCTAAATACTGTTTTAGGTGGTGTTTTCTTTGTGACTTGTATCGTGGTCGGAACGATAGGCACTTTCGTGCACCGGAAACGGGTTGCTGTCAACAAACCGGCCTTTGTAAGAGATGTTTGCTACCTCCTCTTGGTTCTTGTGTCCTTAATTTTGATATTGATTATGGGGGAAATCAATCTTTGGGGAGCAATGGCCTTTTCTTCAATGTATATTGTTTATGTCATCCTTGTTTACATCATATATATTGTTTGGAATTCTGGTGGAAGGGACATAACGGATTCGGATTCGAGCTATAACAGCGGTTTGAACATACCGATTTTGAACGGAATCGACAAAGTGGAGATCGTTTATTTAGAGGAAGGGGATGTGAAAGATGTAAAAGGAGATGAATTCAAGAACTGTTGCTTATGTTTAAGAATATCAGATACTTGGAGTGTGTTACTTTGGGTCCTTGAGATGCCCCTGTATTTACCTAGGAGATTAACAATCCCAATTGCTTGTCAAGAAAGATGGTCTAAACCAGTTGCAGTTGTTTCAGTGACATTAGCACCAATTCTCTTATCTGTACTTTGGGACCTTCAAGATGACAATCTAACCTTCAAAACTGGTCTGGTGGTCTATGGAATTGGGGTCCTGTTTGGCATCAGTTTGGGGTTTCTTGCATTTTTGAGAACCGAAAAATCTAACCCACCAAAGACCTGCTTGTTCCCTTGGTTAGCTGGAGGGTTCTTGATGAGTGTGGTTTGGAGTTACATCATAGCTCAAGAATTAGTTGGCTTATTGATTTCACTTGGCCACATACTTGGAATCAGTCAGTCAATCCTTGGTTTCACAGTCCTTGCTTGGGGCAACTCACTTGGAGACATTGTCACCAACTTGACAATGGCAATGAATGGTGGTCCAGAAGGGGTTCAAGTGGCTATATCAGGCTGCTATGCCGGTCCTATCTTCAACACTCTCTTTGGTTTAGGCATGTCATTGGTTGGCTCAGCCTGGTATGGGTACCCTTCACCTGTTCAGATCCCTGAAGACCCGTATCTCCTTGAAACACTGGGTTTCCTTGTTGCCGCCTTGCTTTGGGCCCTTTTGGTCCTACCAATGagaaatatgaagcttgatggggTCCTTGGTGGAGGCCTTTTTCTCATCTACTTCACTTCCATGTCTTTAAGGGTAATTCAAGCCCTCTAA
- the LOC108461815 gene encoding replication factor C subunit 3-like isoform X1, translated as MLWVDKYRPKTLDQAMVHQEIALNLKKLVAEQDCPHLLFYGPSGSGKKTLIMALLRQIFGPSAEKVKVEIKNWKIDAGSRTIDLELTMLSSANHVELSPSDAGFQDRYIVQEIIKEMAKNRPIDTKGKKGYKVLILNEVDKLSREAQHSLRRTMEKYSASCRLILCCNSSSKVTEAIRSRCLNIRINAPSEEQIIKVIEFIGKKEGLQLPSGFAARIAEKSNRSLRRAILSFETCRVQQYPFTSNQAILPMDWEEYISEIATDIMKEQSPKRLFEVRGKVYELLINCIPPEIILKRLLHELLKKLDAELKHEVCHWAAYYEHRMRLGQKAIFHIEAFVAKFMSIYKAFLIATFG; from the exons ATGTTGTGGGTTGATAAATACCGACCCAAAACCCTAGACCAAGCTATGGTTCATCAAGAGATTGCCCTGAATCTCAAGAAACTG GTTGCAGAGCAGGATTGCCCTCACTTACTCTTCTATGGACCATCTGGGTCTGGCAAGAAAACCCTAATTATGGCTCTTCTTAGACAAATTTTTGGTCCCTCTGCTGAAAAG GTGAAAGTGGAGATTAAGAACTGGAAAATTGAT GCTGGAAGTAGAACAATTGATCTGGAGTTGACCATGTTGTCAAGTGCCAACCATGTGGAATTGAGTCCAAGTGATGCAGGCTTTCAGGACAGATACATAGTTCAAGAGATAATTAAGGAAATGGCTAAAAATAGACCAATTGACACCAAAGGGAAAAAAGGATATAAAG TGCTGATTCTCAATGAAGTTGACAAGCTTTCAAGAGAAGCCCAGCATTCACTCCGAAGAACAATGGAGAAGTACAGTGCTTCTTGCCGTCTAATTTTGTGCTGTAATAGTTCTTCAAAAGTCACTGAAGCCATTCGGTCTCGTTGTTTGAACATTCGAATAAATGCTCCTTCAGAAGAACAG ATCATTAAGGTGATAGAGTTCATTGGAAAGAAAGAAGGGTTGCAACTTCCATCTGGTTTTGCGGCCCGCATTGCAGAAAAGTCAAATAGGAGTTTAAGGAGAGCTATATTGTCATTTGAGACTTGCCGTGTTCAACA GTACCCTTTCACAAGCAACCAAGCAATTCTGCCAATGGATTGGGAGGAATATATATCTGAAATAGCAACTGATATAATGAAGGAGCAAAGCCCTAAAAG gCTGTTTGAGGTTCGAGGGAAGGTGTATGAATTGCTTATAAATTGTATTCCACCTGAGATTATCCTGAAG AGGCTCCTTCATGagttattgaagaaattggatgCAGAGCTAAAACACGAGGTGTGCCATTGGGCTGCGTATTAT GAGCATAGGATGCGTCTTGGACAGAAAGCCATCTTTCATATTGAAG CATTTGTTGCCAAGTTCATGAGCATTTACAAGGCCTTCCTGATTGCAACATTTGGCTGA
- the LOC108461815 gene encoding replication factor C subunit 3-like isoform X2: MALLRQIFGPSAEKVKVEIKNWKIDAGSRTIDLELTMLSSANHVELSPSDAGFQDRYIVQEIIKEMAKNRPIDTKGKKGYKVLILNEVDKLSREAQHSLRRTMEKYSASCRLILCCNSSSKVTEAIRSRCLNIRINAPSEEQIIKVIEFIGKKEGLQLPSGFAARIAEKSNRSLRRAILSFETCRVQQYPFTSNQAILPMDWEEYISEIATDIMKEQSPKRLFEVRGKVYELLINCIPPEIILKRLLHELLKKLDAELKHEVCHWAAYYEHRMRLGQKAIFHIEAFVAKFMSIYKAFLIATFG, translated from the exons ATGGCTCTTCTTAGACAAATTTTTGGTCCCTCTGCTGAAAAG GTGAAAGTGGAGATTAAGAACTGGAAAATTGAT GCTGGAAGTAGAACAATTGATCTGGAGTTGACCATGTTGTCAAGTGCCAACCATGTGGAATTGAGTCCAAGTGATGCAGGCTTTCAGGACAGATACATAGTTCAAGAGATAATTAAGGAAATGGCTAAAAATAGACCAATTGACACCAAAGGGAAAAAAGGATATAAAG TGCTGATTCTCAATGAAGTTGACAAGCTTTCAAGAGAAGCCCAGCATTCACTCCGAAGAACAATGGAGAAGTACAGTGCTTCTTGCCGTCTAATTTTGTGCTGTAATAGTTCTTCAAAAGTCACTGAAGCCATTCGGTCTCGTTGTTTGAACATTCGAATAAATGCTCCTTCAGAAGAACAG ATCATTAAGGTGATAGAGTTCATTGGAAAGAAAGAAGGGTTGCAACTTCCATCTGGTTTTGCGGCCCGCATTGCAGAAAAGTCAAATAGGAGTTTAAGGAGAGCTATATTGTCATTTGAGACTTGCCGTGTTCAACA GTACCCTTTCACAAGCAACCAAGCAATTCTGCCAATGGATTGGGAGGAATATATATCTGAAATAGCAACTGATATAATGAAGGAGCAAAGCCCTAAAAG gCTGTTTGAGGTTCGAGGGAAGGTGTATGAATTGCTTATAAATTGTATTCCACCTGAGATTATCCTGAAG AGGCTCCTTCATGagttattgaagaaattggatgCAGAGCTAAAACACGAGGTGTGCCATTGGGCTGCGTATTAT GAGCATAGGATGCGTCTTGGACAGAAAGCCATCTTTCATATTGAAG CATTTGTTGCCAAGTTCATGAGCATTTACAAGGCCTTCCTGATTGCAACATTTGGCTGA
- the LOC108461621 gene encoding cationic amino acid transporter 2, vacuolar-like isoform X2 — MGVLVDSQKEGFGSSWGGLKNLVRRKQVDCAHTKRLDNHQLAKELTIPHLIAVGVGSTIGAGVYILVGAVAREHSGPALTMCFLIAGIAAALSAFCYAELASRCPSAGSAYHYSYICVGEGVAWLVGWALILEYTIGGSAVARGISPNLALLFGGENSLPTFLARQHFPGLDVMVDPCAAVLVLIVTGFLCLGIKESALAQGIATAVNVFAMLFVIIAGGYLGFKTGWTGYEVPTGYFPFGVDGMLAGSATVFFSYIGFDTVASTAEEAKNPKRDLPLGIALSLSICCCLYMLVSIVIVGLVPYYAMDPDTPISSAFASNGMQWAAYIITVGAVTALISTLMGSILPQPRILMAMARDGLLPSFFLDVNKHTQVPVNSTLATGIVASILAFFMDVSQLAGMVSVGTLLAFTMVAVSVLILRYVPPDEVPLPLSLQESIDSYKLRHNSDAQMINGENPAKSPGDPCLPLLGEKNVAVDCTVVEKLEALSSCTLDEENRRKIAGWTIMLICVGAFMLTFAASNLWFSSLIRFTLCGAGGLLLLSGLVILTCIDQDDERHNFGHAGGFICPFVPLLPISCILINVYLLINLEVATWVRVSVWLMVGVLIYIFYGRRHSSLLNAIYVPKAHVDEIYRSSGAIL; from the exons ATGGGTGTTCTGGTTGATTCCCAGAAAGAGGGTTTCGGTTCTTCATGGGGTGGTTTAAAGAATTTGGTAAGAAGAAAACAGGTAGATTGTGCCCATACCAAGCGTTTGGATAATCATCAGCTGGCTAAAGAGTTGACCATTCCTCATCTCATAGCAGTCG GTGTTGGATCAACAATCGGAGCTGGAGTTTATATTCTTGTTGGAGCAGTTGCTAGAGAGCATTCTGGGCCAGCTCTCACCATGTGCTTTCTAATTGCCGGAATTGCCGCTGCCCTCTCTGCTTTTTGCTATGCTGAGCTTGCTAGTCGTTGCCCGTCTGCTGGCAGTGCCTATCATTATTCATACATTTGTGTTGGTGAAGG TGTTGCCTGGTTGGTTGGTTGGGCTCTGATACTGGAGTATACAATTGGTGGATCTGCCGTTGCTCGTGGCATTTCCCCTAATCTG GCTTTGCTCTTTGGAGGTGAAAATAGTCTACCAACTTTTCTAGCTCGTCAGCATTTTCCCGGGCTTGATGTTATGGTGGACCCATGCGCTGCAGTTCTAGTTCTCATTGTGACTGGGTTCTTATGCTTGGGAATCAAGGAG AGTGCACTTGCACAAGGCATTGCCACAGCTGTAAATGTATTTGCCATGCTTTTTGTAATAATAGCTGGTGGTTATCTGGGTTTCAAGACTGGATGGACCGGATATGAAGTTCCTACTGG GTATTTTCCCTTTGGGGTGGATGGAATGCTTGCGGGATCTGCAACAGTCTTCTTTTCTTATATTGGTTTTGATACGGTTGCAAGCACGGCTGAGGAG GCGAAGAATCCCAAACGAGATTTGCCACTGGGTATTGCATTATCTCTCTCCATTTGTTGTTGTTTGTACATGCTGGTTTCTATTGTAATTGTGGGTCTGGTCCCATATTATGCAATGGATCCTGACACCCCCATCTCCTCTGCATTTGCTAGCAATGGGATGCAATGGGCTGC TTACATAATAACTGTTGGAGCTGTTACTGCCCTTATCTCAACATTGATGGGCTCAATCCTCCCTCAG CCTCGAATTCTTATGGCAATGGCTAGAGATGGATTGCTGCCATCCTTCTTTTTGGATGTTAACAAACACACTCAAGTTCCTGTCAATAGCACGCTAGCAACTGGTATAGTTGCTTCTATCTTGGCATTCTTCATGGATGTTTCACAATTGGCAGGGATG GTCAGTGTGGGTACACTTCTTGCATTTACTATGGTTGCAGTTTCTGTGCTGATACTTAGATATGTCCCACCAGACGAGGTGCCACTTCCGTTATCACTTCAGGAGTCAATTGATTCTTACAAGCTGAGACATAATAGTGATGCTCAGATGATTAATGGAGAAAACCCAGCTAAGAGTCCTGGAGATCCTTGTCTGCCTTTGCTTGGAGAAAAGAATGTTGCAGTTGATTGTACTGTTGTTGAAAAACTAGAAGCTCTATCCAGTT GTACCCTTGATGAAGAGAACCGAAGGAAAATAGCCGGCTGGACCATAATGTTAATATGTGTAGGGGCATTTATGCTTACATTTGCAGCTTCAAATCTGTGGTTTTCGAG CCTTATTCGGTTCACTTTGTGTGGTGCTGGCggtcttcttcttctttctgGTTTGGTAATTCTCACCTGTATTGATCAAGATGATGAAAGGCATAACTTTGGACATGCAGGAG GTTTCATATGTCCTTTCGTTCCACTCCTACCAATCTCTTGCATTCTCATCAATGTTTACCTTCTCATCAATTTGGA GGTTGCAACCTGGGTTCGAGTTTCGGTTTGGCTAATGGTCGGGGTTCTTATTTACATATTCTATGGTCGTAGACACAGCTCGCTGCTAAATGCGATCTACGTGCCTAAAGCGCATGTGGATGAAATTTATCGCTCCTCCGGAGCAATTCTTTAG
- the LOC108461621 gene encoding cationic amino acid transporter 2, vacuolar-like isoform X1 gives MGVLVDSQKEGFGSSWGGLKNLVRRKQVDCAHTKRLDNHQLAKELTIPHLIAVGVGSTIGAGVYILVGAVAREHSGPALTMCFLIAGIAAALSAFCYAELASRCPSAGSAYHYSYICVGEGVAWLVGWALILEYTIGGSAVARGISPNLALLFGGENSLPTFLARQHFPGLDVMVDPCAAVLVLIVTGFLCLGIKESALAQGIATAVNVFAMLFVIIAGGYLGFKTGWTGYEVPTGYFPFGVDGMLAGSATVFFSYIGFDTVASTAEEAKNPKRDLPLGIALSLSICCCLYMLVSIVIVGLVPYYAMDPDTPISSAFASNGMQWAAYIITVGAVTALISTLMGSILPQPRILMAMARDGLLPSFFLDVNKHTQVPVNSTLATGIVASILAFFMDVSQLAGMVSVGTLLAFTMVAVSVLILRYVPPDEVPLPLSLQESIDSYKLRHNSDAQMINGENPAKSPGDPCLPLLGEKNVAVDCTVVEKLEALSSFTAGTLDEENRRKIAGWTIMLICVGAFMLTFAASNLWFSSLIRFTLCGAGGLLLLSGLVILTCIDQDDERHNFGHAGGFICPFVPLLPISCILINVYLLINLEVATWVRVSVWLMVGVLIYIFYGRRHSSLLNAIYVPKAHVDEIYRSSGAIL, from the exons ATGGGTGTTCTGGTTGATTCCCAGAAAGAGGGTTTCGGTTCTTCATGGGGTGGTTTAAAGAATTTGGTAAGAAGAAAACAGGTAGATTGTGCCCATACCAAGCGTTTGGATAATCATCAGCTGGCTAAAGAGTTGACCATTCCTCATCTCATAGCAGTCG GTGTTGGATCAACAATCGGAGCTGGAGTTTATATTCTTGTTGGAGCAGTTGCTAGAGAGCATTCTGGGCCAGCTCTCACCATGTGCTTTCTAATTGCCGGAATTGCCGCTGCCCTCTCTGCTTTTTGCTATGCTGAGCTTGCTAGTCGTTGCCCGTCTGCTGGCAGTGCCTATCATTATTCATACATTTGTGTTGGTGAAGG TGTTGCCTGGTTGGTTGGTTGGGCTCTGATACTGGAGTATACAATTGGTGGATCTGCCGTTGCTCGTGGCATTTCCCCTAATCTG GCTTTGCTCTTTGGAGGTGAAAATAGTCTACCAACTTTTCTAGCTCGTCAGCATTTTCCCGGGCTTGATGTTATGGTGGACCCATGCGCTGCAGTTCTAGTTCTCATTGTGACTGGGTTCTTATGCTTGGGAATCAAGGAG AGTGCACTTGCACAAGGCATTGCCACAGCTGTAAATGTATTTGCCATGCTTTTTGTAATAATAGCTGGTGGTTATCTGGGTTTCAAGACTGGATGGACCGGATATGAAGTTCCTACTGG GTATTTTCCCTTTGGGGTGGATGGAATGCTTGCGGGATCTGCAACAGTCTTCTTTTCTTATATTGGTTTTGATACGGTTGCAAGCACGGCTGAGGAG GCGAAGAATCCCAAACGAGATTTGCCACTGGGTATTGCATTATCTCTCTCCATTTGTTGTTGTTTGTACATGCTGGTTTCTATTGTAATTGTGGGTCTGGTCCCATATTATGCAATGGATCCTGACACCCCCATCTCCTCTGCATTTGCTAGCAATGGGATGCAATGGGCTGC TTACATAATAACTGTTGGAGCTGTTACTGCCCTTATCTCAACATTGATGGGCTCAATCCTCCCTCAG CCTCGAATTCTTATGGCAATGGCTAGAGATGGATTGCTGCCATCCTTCTTTTTGGATGTTAACAAACACACTCAAGTTCCTGTCAATAGCACGCTAGCAACTGGTATAGTTGCTTCTATCTTGGCATTCTTCATGGATGTTTCACAATTGGCAGGGATG GTCAGTGTGGGTACACTTCTTGCATTTACTATGGTTGCAGTTTCTGTGCTGATACTTAGATATGTCCCACCAGACGAGGTGCCACTTCCGTTATCACTTCAGGAGTCAATTGATTCTTACAAGCTGAGACATAATAGTGATGCTCAGATGATTAATGGAGAAAACCCAGCTAAGAGTCCTGGAGATCCTTGTCTGCCTTTGCTTGGAGAAAAGAATGTTGCAGTTGATTGTACTGTTGTTGAAAAACTAGAAGCTCTATCCAGTT TTACTGCAGGTACCCTTGATGAAGAGAACCGAAGGAAAATAGCCGGCTGGACCATAATGTTAATATGTGTAGGGGCATTTATGCTTACATTTGCAGCTTCAAATCTGTGGTTTTCGAG CCTTATTCGGTTCACTTTGTGTGGTGCTGGCggtcttcttcttctttctgGTTTGGTAATTCTCACCTGTATTGATCAAGATGATGAAAGGCATAACTTTGGACATGCAGGAG GTTTCATATGTCCTTTCGTTCCACTCCTACCAATCTCTTGCATTCTCATCAATGTTTACCTTCTCATCAATTTGGA GGTTGCAACCTGGGTTCGAGTTTCGGTTTGGCTAATGGTCGGGGTTCTTATTTACATATTCTATGGTCGTAGACACAGCTCGCTGCTAAATGCGATCTACGTGCCTAAAGCGCATGTGGATGAAATTTATCGCTCCTCCGGAGCAATTCTTTAG
- the LOC108461787 gene encoding uncharacterized protein LOC108461787: MAISSSSTSILFFFLSLFSFSHASHVITDFKGIDFASPTIDVTPTPLSGYSSVRGSKYVLLCDRVHVSGHSRLKLGSYANFFRVTLAPSVLIPERLHSKIQVCFHRNASLGLCKCGDGDWKPLQKGIWHTAMSPYDDRYIDVKFIGDMSGSVTVALEEDFQLWRLIFLVLGFVLLLLAPFVSKWVPFYYSSSMALGVLLVVIILLYQGMKLLPTGRKSTFYFTMYGSMLLGAGSFLLNQFSVLVNSILVNFGLSEEMHNPVAIFAFVGIVLSGAGLGYWTARKFVILKDGSVDVGVAQFVKWAMRIISILFIFQSTVDSRLAVVALASCSAICSLITSKIRKGYMQPQYSRDQSPWLHHSRQRTLMPGRAEFLSRSPRVDSNQKMQNSPKTAPEWTNSLVKGYYAKLGEGAIDHQDYYSTFHKTNHQKKFTEQEWEDFSQESTRQAMAELAASPEFTDWMIEHADRIKLLPRDDSSDESVGSKSSSDDEDEESHSWFRLF; this comes from the exons ATGGCCATCTCTTCTTCTTCTACTTcgattctcttttttttcttatcTTTGTTCTCCTTCTCACATGCTTCTCACGTTATCACCGACTTCAAAG GTATAGACTTCGCAAGCCCAACAATAGATGTCACGCCAACTCCCCTTTCCGGGTATTCATCTGTTCGTGGTTCTAAATATGTTCTGTTATGTGATCGAGTTCATGTTTCTGGTCACTCAAGATTGAAACTTGGAAGTTATGCCAATTTTTTTCGGGTTACTTTGGCTCCATCTGTCTTAATACCCGAAAGACTACACAGCAAAATACAAGTTTGTTTTCATCG GAATGCTTCGCTTGGATTATGCAAGTGTGGGGATGGTGATTGGAAGCCACTGCAAAAGGGTATATGGCATACTGCCATGTCACCTTATGATGATAGATATATTGACGTGAAGTTTATCGGTGACATGTCTGGTTCTGTCACCGTTGCTCTTGAAGAAG ATTTTCAGCTATGGCGGCTTATTTTTCTAGTTTTAGGATTTGTTTTGTTGTTGCTGGCACCGTTTGTCAGCAAGTGGGTTCCTTTTTACTACAGCAGTTCAATGGCTCTTGGTGTTCTTCTTGTCGTTATAATCCTTCTGTATCAG GGAATGAAATTGTTGCCAACAGGAAGGaaaagtactttttatttcactATGTATGGATCAATGTTG cTTGGAGCTGGATCTTTCCTTTTAAATCAATTCTCTGTGCTCGTAAATTCAATTCTTGTCAATTTTGGGCTGAGTGAAGAGATGCATAATCCG gTTGCTATATTTGCATTTGTCGGAATTGTCCTCTCAGGAGCTGGGTTGGGGTACTGGACTGCAAGAAAATTTGTGATCTTAAAAGATGGAAGCGTTGATGTTGGTGTTGCCCAGTTTGTAAAATGGGCCATGCGTATCATTTCAATTCTCTTCATTTTCCAG AGCACTGTTGATAGTCGGTTGGCAGTTGTGGCATTGGCATCTTGCTCAGCTATCTGTTCTCTTATCACATCGAAGATAAGGAAGGGTTATAT GCAACCACAGTATTCTCGGGACCAGAGTCCTTGGCTGCACCACTCGAGGCAGAGAACACTGATGCCAGGCCGTGCTGAATTTTTAAGTCGGTCGCCAAGAGTGGATTCTAATCAGAAGATGCAGAATAGTCCGAAGACTGCCCCGGAATGGACTAACTCTCTTGTGAAAGGTTATTATGCTAAGCTTGGTGAAGGTGCTATAGATCATCAAGATTACTATTCAACCTTTCACAAGACAAACCACCAGAAGAAATTCACGGAGCAAGAATGGGAAGATTTCAGTCAGGAATCCACCCGGCAAGCCATGGCGGAGCTGGCAGCGTCTCCGGAATTCACAGATTGGATGATTGAGCATGCTGACAGGATAAAACTCCTTCCACGTGATGATAGTTCAGATGAATCAGTGGGAAGTAAATCAAGTTCAGACGATGAAGATGAAGAAAGCCACAGCTGGTTCAGATTATTTTAA